GGGTTGCTGCTGGCAATTGGGCATTCGAAGGGGTAGCCGTTTTGATTGGCCAGGAAATGGTAAAGGTAGCCCCCTGGCCGGGAATACTTCTGGCATTAATTGTGCCGCCGTGCTCTTCCATAATCCTCAGGGCGATGGCAAGACCGAGGCCGCTGCCGGCCCGTTTTCGGGTGAAGAATGGCTGAAACACCTTTTCCAGGTCCTGCGGGTTGATGCCGGGACCAGTGTCGGATATCTGTATCCACTGGCGCTCCTGGGCCTGGAAGCTGCGGATCTGCAATTCCCCCTGGCCCGCCAGAGCCTGCAGACTGTTGACAGCAACGTTAAGGATTGCCTCCTTCAACATGGAGGGATCGAAAGCGACTTTCTCCTGTTCAGGTGCTGCTTCGTGTCTGATGCTGACCTCTCCCCTGAGCTCCGGGTCTTTGTCCAGCAAAGAAACAGCGTCCTCGATCAAGTCGGGCACACTGCCAAGACTCAGCTTTGGCTCCCTGGGGCTGGCATAGTTGAGAAACTGCGAGAGCTTTTCTTTCAGCCGCAGGGTTTCTTGGCGAAGCAGCGTCAATATGTGCCGCCGTTCAGGATTCTGCTCTTCACTTTTTTCCAGAAGCTTGATGCCGGTGAGCAGGGCACCCAGTGGCGTCCTGATCTCATGAGCCAGGCCTGCGGCTATCTGCCCCAGCAGGGCCATGTGTTCCTGCCGCCTGAGAGCCTCGGCCTGCTCTGTTATTCTTTTTTCCAGCGCTTCAGAGTAATCCAGCAGTCTGGCTTCCATTCTTTTCTGTTCAGTCACATCACGGAGAATGTGGAGCCTGGAAGTTGTGCCGTCCGGGTTGGGTAGAGGCGATACCAGCATGTCATAGGTGCGGCCCGTGAGCAGCGAACTCCATTCCAGCCTCTGGGGAGGACCAAAAGCACTCATGCCCTCGTAACAATGCAAACAGTTCGTGGGAGACAGTCCAAAAAACTCATGGCACGGCTTGCCCATTCCATCGCCGAATTCGTACCTGAGGTCGCGGTTCATGTACTCGATAATAAAGTTCCGGTCGGCAATGAACACGCCGTCCATGAGATTCTCGAAAATAGTGCGCAGCCGATCGCGCTCGAGTTCCAGCTGTTTCAGGGAAGTGTTATCTGTCATGGCAAAGCTCCCTGCACTGGGGAGAAATCATCCCATATGTCGGGCCATCTGTGACTCACCAGGCGCCCGCTCCATCTCTTACTACTGCCGCCCGCCTGCCGATTGTGGTCTGGCAATGCGGTATCTTTTCATCTTGCGCCACAGGGTATTGTAGCCGATGCCGAGAGTGCGGGCCGCCTGCCTCTGATTCCACTCACAGAGCTCCAGGACCCGCTTGATGTGCCGTTTTTCAACATCTTTCAGGGTCAAATCGGCGCCGCGTTCTTCTTCACCTGGGGCAGGAGTAGTGCTGTGTGCCGTCTCCAGGGGGAGATCGTCTGCCCTTATTTCCCTGTCCTGCAAAAAGATCAGGGTCCGTTCAATGGTGTTTTCCAGTTCCCGGACGTTTCCAGGCCAGGAATAGGCCTGCATCTTGCCTAGAGCCTGACGTGACAGATGAGGCCGATTTCGCCCCATGCGATCGGCATAGCGACTGATGAAGTGCTCTGCCAGGGGGCGAATGTCGACCGGTCTGTGCCGCAGGGGAGGCAGGTAGATGGGAACTACTTTCAGACGATAATAGAGATCCTGCCGGAAACGGCCCTGCTCCACCAGCTTCTCGAGGTCCTTGTTGCTGGCGGCAATAATGCGGACGTCCACCCTGTACTCCGTGGTGCCGCCCACCGGCCGCACGCAGCTGTCCTGGAGAACTCTGAGCAGCTTCACCTGAAAAGTCGGACTCGTTTCCCCGATTTCATCCAGGAATAGAGTTCCGCCGTCTGCCGCCTGAAACAGTCCCTTTTTATCGGCAACAGCACCGGTAAAGGAGCCTTTCACATGGCCGAAGAGTTCGCTTTCCAACAGGTTTTCCGTAAGAGCGCCGCAGTTGACCGCTATAAAAGGCCCGGAAGCCCTGCCGCTATTATGGTGAATATACTTGGCAATGAGTTCCTTGCCGGTGCCGCTTTCACCCTCCAGCAATACAGTGGCATCGTTGCCGGCGACTCGCCGACTACTGGTCATGACCCGGCGCATCTCCTCACTTTCTGCCACAATGTGAGAAAGCCCGGCTTCACGGAGCACCTCTCGCTGGAGAACAGCCACCTGCCGCCGCAGTCGGCGTCGCTCGAGGGCCTTTTTCAAAGTCAAGACCAGGTCCTCCGGATCCACCGGTTTGGTGAGATAGTCGTAGGCCCCCACCTTCATTGCCTGCACTGCCGTGTCCACAGAGCCGAAGCCCGTTATAAGGATTACCTCGGTTTCCGGGGTGCGCTTCTTCACAGAACGGAGAATTTGCAAGCCGTCTACCTTGCCCAGACGAAGATCGGTGACCACCACCTGGTAGTTCCTGGTGCGCACCAGATGCATTGCCTCAGTACCGCTGGGAACTGCGGTCACCTCAAAGCCTTGCCTTTGCAGGTACATCTGCTGAGTGAACCGCAGAGAATCGTCGTCTTCCACGAGCAAGATGCTGGTCCGTGCCACAGAGGTTTCTCCTTGCTGTTTTTTTTCTGAACACAGATCATAACACAAAATAACTGTGCTTGGCTGCAGCGGCGCATACTTATTATTGAAGGTCTACAGAATGACCGAGGCATTATCTTGCTAGAAATACTTGATAAATTATCATTATCAGCTTGACAGCCAGCCTGGGACTGCTGTACTTAGTTGTTAACATATTACAAAATTTACAAAAGGTGTCATCCAGATGCCATTTTTACTGAACATGGCTGGAGTTCCACTCAACCAAACAACAGGAGTAAGCACATGAGAGGCACATCTTCAAGCCGTATCCCAGCCAGATATCAGTTTGCCGCTGTTCTTGCCCTCGTCCCTGTCTTCATGCTGGCTGGTGCCTCATGGGGTGCTAATTTTTATGCCAGTGATGCTACGGAGCTCCAGAATCACCTGAGTGCTGCCGCCCTGAACGGCGAAGATGATACCATTATGGTAGCTAGAGGGATCTATAAGGGGAATTTTGAATATGTCTCCAGCGAGGGGCGCAGTATTACCTTGCAGGGTGGCTACGATGCAACATTTTGCAGCCGGCAGGTTGATCCTGCAAAAACGGTCCTCGACGGTCAGAGCGCCGGCCGGGTCCTGCATCTCTACAACTCAGCCGGCGGCAGCATCACCGTTGACGGCTTTACCATCCGCAACGGCAGCGGCACCTTGGGTGCGGGTATCTACGCCCGTTCGGACATGGCAGTCGGAGACACGGGAGACATTACCCTCAGCAATAATATTATTACCGGCAATGATACCGGCACAGGCGGCAGCCTGAATGGAGGCGGCGTGAATATTTACTCTCACGTCAATGAGGGAACATCGGCAAACATTCTTGTCAGTGACAATATTATTACCGGAAATACAGCCAATTATCTTGGTGGTGGGCTTTACGCCTTGACCATGTCTCTCGAGGGAAATTCGGGCACTGTCACCTTCAGTAATAATATCATTGCCGGCAATACGGCCGCCGAATACGATGGCGGCGGCGTAGACGTCCATTCAGCTGTGGATACCAACTCCTATACGTGCGGCAAGATTTCCTTTTACAATAATACCATTGCAGGGAATTCAGCCGGCCGGTATGCAGGAGGAGTCGGCATAGATACAAGCAACGGTGATGCCAGCCTTTACAATAACATTGTTTGGGGCAACGCCGCCGCTTCAGGTCACGGCCGTGATCTGCATACTTTCTCCCAGGGGTGTACAGCAAAATTTTACGCCTACTATAATGATTTCTCCGACGCCTATGGCTGCCCCTGGACCGGTGAGGAGTACAATATAAGCACAGATCCCCTTTTCGTGGCTCCTTCTCACGGCAATTACCACCTCCGCGGCAATTCACCCTGCAGAAATGCAGGCATATTCAGGAAGAAAGTTTACCTCAGCTCCATGGGCATGTGGCTTTACTATTACCATTTCATTCCAGACACAGACTTCGAAGGAGACAGCAGGGACAGCGAGGCCTGGATCGAAGAAACATCTGATCATTACTATAAATACTGCGACATCGGCGCGGACGAATTCACTCCTTCTGCTACGCCAGCCATACCATTGCTGCTGTTGAACGACTAGGACGGGCATTACGTATGGGCCTTTGCTATTGATACTATTTCAGGAGAGCGAAGATTCTGACCGCGGTGTATTCTGCCACGTCCGCCAGGGCGTCGACTGGCAAATGGCTGCAGGCGTCGGCAGCAAAGAGGCAGGTGACTGCAGCAGGAAACTCGTCATCCGGAAGATAGAATATGTAATAGAGCGGTATGCGGGGCAGGGGATAAAGGGTGAAAGAGAAATCGC
The DNA window shown above is from Deltaproteobacteria bacterium and carries:
- a CDS encoding PAS domain-containing protein, whose protein sequence is MTDNTSLKQLELERDRLRTIFENLMDGVFIADRNFIIEYMNRDLRYEFGDGMGKPCHEFFGLSPTNCLHCYEGMSAFGPPQRLEWSSLLTGRTYDMLVSPLPNPDGTTSRLHILRDVTEQKRMEARLLDYSEALEKRITEQAEALRRQEHMALLGQIAAGLAHEIRTPLGALLTGIKLLEKSEEQNPERRHILTLLRQETLRLKEKLSQFLNYASPREPKLSLGSVPDLIEDAVSLLDKDPELRGEVSIRHEAAPEQEKVAFDPSMLKEAILNVAVNSLQALAGQGELQIRSFQAQERQWIQISDTGPGINPQDLEKVFQPFFTRKRAGSGLGLAIALRIMEEHGGTINARSIPGQGATFTISWPIKTATPSNAQLPAATQSSSREQAS
- a CDS encoding sigma-54-dependent Fis family transcriptional regulator; protein product: MYLQRQGFEVTAVPSGTEAMHLVRTRNYQVVVTDLRLGKVDGLQILRSVKKRTPETEVILITGFGSVDTAVQAMKVGAYDYLTKPVDPEDLVLTLKKALERRRLRRQVAVLQREVLREAGLSHIVAESEEMRRVMTSSRRVAGNDATVLLEGESGTGKELIAKYIHHNSGRASGPFIAVNCGALTENLLESELFGHVKGSFTGAVADKKGLFQAADGGTLFLDEIGETSPTFQVKLLRVLQDSCVRPVGGTTEYRVDVRIIAASNKDLEKLVEQGRFRQDLYYRLKVVPIYLPPLRHRPVDIRPLAEHFISRYADRMGRNRPHLSRQALGKMQAYSWPGNVRELENTIERTLIFLQDREIRADDLPLETAHSTTPAPGEEERGADLTLKDVEKRHIKRVLELCEWNQRQAARTLGIGYNTLWRKMKRYRIARPQSAGGRQ